The DNA window CGACGATGTGCCGGCGCGGCGCCACGTCGGCCTTCGCGTAGTGCCCGCTGACCGGCTTCTTCACCTTGCGCGGGTCGATCGTGCCGTACGCCAGCTGGATCGCGGAGTAACCGTCCTTCTCGGCGCTACGAACCTGGCTCACGACGCACGGGCCGGCCTGCACCACGGTCACGGGGACAACGCGGTTGTTGTCCCAGACCTGGGTCATGCCGAGCTTTGCGCCCAGGATCCCCTTGACTTGCCTGTCCATTTGTCCGGTCCCTACAGCTTGATCTCGATGTCGACGCCAGCCGGCAGGTCGAGGCGCATGAGCGAGTCGACCGTCTTGGGGGTCGGGTCGATGATGTCGATCAGCCGCTTGTGCGTGCGCATCTCGAAGTGCTCGCGCGAGTCCTTGTACTTGTGCGGCGAGCGGATAACGCAGAAACGGTTGATCTCCGTGGGCAGCGGCACCGGGCCAGCGACCTGCGCCCCGGTACGCGTCACCGTCTCGACGATCTTCCGAGCCGAGGAGTCGACGACCTCGTGGTCATAGGCCTTGAGCCGGATGCGGATCTTCTGTCCCGCCATGGTGGCTTCTGTTCCTTCTCTCGATGCCGCTGTGTTGCGGGCGCCTGCGCCGGCTGGCACAGGCCCACTTCCGCCGACCCCCGCGGTCGGGCGTGTCGCGCCCGTGGAACGGGCTCCGCCCCGGAGTCCCAGAGCTTTACCGACCACGCGGTGGGTCAGGGCGCCGATCGCGTGACCGCGACCCGGACGCCGTGCGAGGGTGGCTGGCCGCCAGGGGCAGGCCAACCACCCTACGCGCGACCGTTCTACGACCCGGAGGTCCAGCAGATGCCGGACGCGGGCGGCGAACTGTCGTTACGCAACCTGACTAGTATGCCGCACGACCCGCGGCAACGCTAATCGGGGTTACCGAACTCACTTGATGATCTTGGTGACGCGACCCGCGCCGACCGTACGGCCACCCTCCCGGATCGCGAACTTGAGGTTCTCCTCCATCGCGATGGGCTGGATCAGCTTCACGGTCATCGTGGTGTTGTCGCCCGGCATGACCATCTCGGTGCCCTCGGGCAGCGTGACGACGCCGGTGACGTCCGTGGTCCGGAAGTAGAACTGCGGACGGTAGTTCTGGAAGAACGGGGTGTGCCGGCCGCCCTCCTCCTTGGAGAGGATGTAGACCGTCGCCTCGAACTCCGTGTGCGGGGTGCTGGTGCCCGGCTTGACGACCACCATGCCGCGCTCGACGTCCTCGCGCTTGATGCCACGCAGCAGCAGACCGACGTTCTCACCCGCGCGGGCCTCGTCGAGCAGCTTGCGGAACATCTCGATGCCGGTGCAGACCGTCTTCTGCGACTTCTCGCGGATACCGACGATCTCCACCTCCTCGTTCGGCTTGAGGATGCCGCGCTCCGCGCGGCCGGTGACGACGGTGCCACGACCGGTGATCGTGAAGACGTCCTCGATCGGCATGAGGAACGGCTTCTCGGTCTCGCGCTCCGGCTGCGGGATCGCGGTGTCGACGGCGTTCATCAGGTCCAGGAGCTTGCTGGTCCACTCCGGGTCACCCTCGAGGGCCTTCAGCGCCGAGACCCGGACGACCGGCAGGTCGTCACCCGGGTACTCCTGCGCCGACAGCAGCTCACGGACCTCGAGCTCGACGAGCTCCAGGAGCTCCTCGTCGTCGACCATGTCGCTCTTGTTGAGCGCCACGACGATGTACGGCACGCCGACCTGGCGGGCCAGCAGCACGTGCTCGCGGGTCTGCGGCATCGGGCCGTCGGTCGCCGCGACCACCAGGATCGCGCCGTCCATCTGGGCGGCACCGGTGATCATGTTCTTGATGTAGTCGGCGTGACCGGGGCAGTCGACGTGCGCGTAGTGCCGCGCCTCGGTCTGGTACTCGACGTGCGCGATGGAGATGGTGATAC is part of the Micromonospora olivasterospora genome and encodes:
- the rpsJ gene encoding 30S ribosomal protein S10; this encodes MAGQKIRIRLKAYDHEVVDSSARKIVETVTRTGAQVAGPVPLPTEINRFCVIRSPHKYKDSREHFEMRTHKRLIDIIDPTPKTVDSLMRLDLPAGVDIEIKL
- the tuf gene encoding elongation factor Tu; translated protein: MAKAKFERTKPHVNIGTIGHIDHGKTTLTAAITKVLHDQFPDLNPYTPFDEIDKAPEEKARGITISIAHVEYQTEARHYAHVDCPGHADYIKNMITGAAQMDGAILVVAATDGPMPQTREHVLLARQVGVPYIVVALNKSDMVDDEELLELVELEVRELLSAQEYPGDDLPVVRVSALKALEGDPEWTSKLLDLMNAVDTAIPQPERETEKPFLMPIEDVFTITGRGTVVTGRAERGILKPNEEVEIVGIREKSQKTVCTGIEMFRKLLDEARAGENVGLLLRGIKREDVERGMVVVKPGTSTPHTEFEATVYILSKEEGGRHTPFFQNYRPQFYFRTTDVTGVVTLPEGTEMVMPGDNTTMTVKLIQPIAMEENLKFAIREGGRTVGAGRVTKIIK